Sequence from the Phragmites australis chromosome 6, lpPhrAust1.1, whole genome shotgun sequence genome:
GCGACTAGCATGGCCTGGTCGTCGAAGCCTTATCCTGATAGCCAGGCGAGGCCTTGGTCTTTTGTATATCCATCCGCCGGCTGACACTTGGCAACATGATGCTCACCTGATGGGGAACCTCTTACCTATTTTAATTGACCGTCTtgaaaagtatttttataatagtataCTTTTTATATGTTTTATCAGTGTATTACAAtaaaaagtagtagtcaaagttgtattttgAGAATCATATCGTTGTTCAAAATAACATTTATTTTGGATAAGAGGgagtaaaacaaattttatcgGTACTTTACAGGTGGAACTAAAGCCTGTAATGTACCGATACAACTTTGACTATACAAATGTCCGTTTAGACTATCTAATTATATTCTCTTCATTCCATTCACTTTCTGATTTCTCTTACTGTtactatttcttttattttctctcatcttcaatagCTTACATTCGAAGAAATTTGTAAATAGAAAGGAGAGAATCCCGTACTAGAgagaataattttaaaaatcctTTCGTGACGAGAATCATGATTGAAATCATTGAAGTGCTGAAAGTAATGAAAATCCCTTGACGAAGGGATTCTTGTCTGCGAAGAAAATCCCTTAAGATGAAAATCCCTTAAGATACCCTTACTTTCTCAATCGAACCAATGTAGGACACATTTTGTTTCGaaaaagtcaaacttcgtaAATTTTAATCGAGAATTAGTTAGTGTATGTATGTTTAATATATAAAATGTGTTttaatagatttgtattttGAAGTATTGTTTATTTGATGTTAATTCTATAGCAATggataatatattatataataaattaatgattaaatattattttgttgggtttttaaaaataaaatatggaGGGAGTAATAAATGACACATCGTAATCTGCAGGATCTGACGCTTCACGCCAATATCTCGATATTGTTTAGCACGACCTGTTACTTCGATATCTGTTCTTTTCAGTCAAATCGAGCAATGCAGAAAGCAACGATCTACTCTACCAATATAGTCCATATAGCCATTTTTTTATTCCTGCAAATGGAACGCTCGTGCATAAGTGGTTTACACAACTACGCACTGACTTATCCATCACCCCACGAAAACTCATGAGCAAAATTACAAGACGCTGATAGAATCACAGTGGAAAGAGCCAGTTTCCTGCTAGCTTGTTGGCTAGTTGCCTAGTTCTTGGGCAGGAGCACGTTGCGGACCAGCTCGTCGAAATTGCGGTGCGATGGGCCCCCGGGCTTGGCCGACTCGACCGCCTTGTCTCTCCACTCCAGAGCTTTCCTCCTCATCTCCTCCCCCTGCTCCCCCTCCATGAGCTCCGTGATGAGGCTCGCCACGGCGGAGCGCCGGACGTTGCTGTCGATCTCCATCCCGACGCCCCACTCGTTGCACTGGTACCGGCAGTTGGTCTGCTGGTCCGCGAAGAACGGCCAGCTGATGACGGGCACGCCGCCGCACATGGTCTCTAGCGTCGAATTCCACCCGCTGTGGGTCAGGAACGCGCCCACGCTCGGGTGGTTCAGCACCTCCTGCTGCGGGCACCAGTTCGCCATGAGCCCGCGCCGCGCCGTCTCGGCCAGGAACTCCGGGGGCAGCACGGCGGTGTCGCCCTTGACGAGGTCGCGCCGGATGATCCACAGGAACTGCCTGCCGCTGTTGGCCAGACCCCACGCGAACTCCACCAGCTGCTCGTTGGTCATCACGGTGATGCTGCCGAAGTTGACGTACACCACGGAGCCAGGCTCCCTGCCGTCGAGCCACTGCAGGCACTCCTCCTGCTCCTTCCACAAGCTAAGCCTGATGGACGAGCGCGGTGTCGGCGGGTCCTCGCGCGCCAGCAGCGGGAGCGGGCCGAGCGTGTACACCTTAGGCGCCAGACCGAGCGCCTCCATGGCCGCCACGGCGTCGCCCTCGAGCTCGTCGAAGCTGTTCAGGATCACGGCCGACGCGCCCGCACAGCGCCCAGTCTCTCGGAGGACGTAGCGCACCATGAATTCCTCCGGGTCCGTCGTGCGTATGAAGCTGGGGAAGTCCCGGAACCTCATGTTCCGCAGCCCCGGCACGTCCTCCACGGGCGTGTCAAGGTATCCATTCGTCAGCTGATCGACATCTGCTAGCGAAAGGACAAGTTCAGATCAGAAAAATCGTGCCCGCGCACTGAAAAAGTTCAGATCAGAAAAATCGTGCCCGCGCACTGAAGCACGGATGGGTACTACCGAGCTGAAAAGTTTGACGCGCGCATTGAAGTTTGACGCGCGCATTGATAACGCTGGAACTGAAGAAGTTATTACCACGCACCTTTGAGTGGGGCAAGGCCACGGCTCATGAGTAGGCTGTAGTGGCGGTAGCCGAGGAAGCTGATGGCGCTGGCGGTCCAGAGCTGGACGTAGGGGAGGCCGAGCTCCTTGGCGGCGTCGATGGAGAAGCCCATGACGACATCGGAGACGACGCAGGTGACGGGCGGGTGGCCCGTGGCTGGGTCGTTGaggtcggcgaggaggcggcggaaggGGCCGAGGCAGGTCTCCGTGGTGGAGCGGCACAGCGAGGGGATGTCCTGCGTGACGTCGTCGTCCTCCGAAGGGGGCAGGCCGTCGGGGATGGTGGCGAAGCGGAAGCCCGGGATGCCGGCCACGGCCGCCGCGCCGCGGGTTCGGACGAGGCGGGCGTGGTTGTACTCGGTGTTGACGAAGGTGACGTCGAAGCCCCGGGCGTGGAGCAGCTTCGCCACGTTGAGCATCGGGGTGATGTGCCCCTGCGCCGGGTACGGCAGGCACACGGCGTGCGGCTTCTCCACTGCACCGAGGGAACCCATTTCTGTCTGTGATTTGCTCTCGAACCGAGATGTGGCACGGGTTTTGGCTGCGGGCACGGCGAGGCGGCACTTGTCACTGCTACTAGCTACGGTTGGTCACTTCTAGTTTCTTTGCGACTTCCCTGGGGATTGCATCGGCATGGACGTGAGTACTTATAGGCATGGATGGAATGGCAATAATGTAGTGGTGTGAACAAGGACGTAGGCTGGGATATTTTATTCGTTTCGGCTCCTTCGTGGGTGGAGAGTCGCTCTAGCCTCTAGCAGCCTGTGGTCAACTCCACTGGCAGCAGCCGGGCCGAGATCATGTGCGCGCCAGCGTGATGCCGGTACGCGCGCAGCCACGAGCGCTGCGTGCCTGCGTGCGAGCCTACACGCCGCTGATCGTACGAGCACGCGCGGCAGGTGTGTGACACGCTGTACGCGAGAACAGAGTCGGCGCACCCCGCCCTGTTAGGTACGTCGcgtgttcttaccatgcatcgtCGGCGTACATCAGATGCCAGATCGTGGCGGCGCTTTGTTTGTCTGAGGCAAGCATGCCGATTAAAGTGTCGTCGACAAATGAAATGCCTTCTTCAAGAAAGGTGCTTTGTGTTGTTAGGTACTGTCTCGATTGCTTTGGTGAAGTGGCCAAGGTGATGTAGATGGACCGGGTCCTCTGACCTATTTTACGGTCGCTGACACATAAAATAGCAGCCGTGACGTATTAAACCCTGTCTGACCGTCGATTGCATTTGGTCATTGTCGGTGAATTAGGAATTGGGGTTCCCGAATCGCGAGGCTAGGATAGCAATCCGTTACGTGGCGCTATTCCGTGGGGTCTTCttcgcaaggtaaaaaagactaagtttcgggagagggcgctcggggccacggtcagtgatccccgagtacccaggttccccgatgatctgcgaagtctaagtgccgggaaaaagtgctcggggaggtatacggtgacccccgagcacctgagtcccccaacgaccaggaaagctaagtaccgggagacgtgtgcccggggccgcgaacggtggccccctgggcacccaagtctCCCGatgacccactgaaggaagttccgggagagagtgctcggagctgcgtGTAGCGGCCCCCGAGCGTTCGGTCCcccaaggatccgtacaagcatgcccgggagagagtgcttagggaggtgaacagtagcccccgagcactcgtttccccgaggaccgaggaagggcgttctcgggagagagtgttcggggaggtgaacagtgacccccgagcactcggttccccgacgacctaggAAGCCCCCTGatagtggcccccacaggggtccagcgatgaggtgtcagccagtcaaaggtccgatgccgcatttaaaaGCGCGCGTGGCcttcacctccaactgctcccgtcacgctcggtgtcagttcctgtcattctggcagaagggcgtggggacattaaatgcacgggtcccatcccgtgccatccggcacgtctcgggataatgtcgtgagggccgaggcgttccgtctgccgcgctgctgtggcaggggaacaagacagggcgggcacgccaggccgctctgcggctgcccggtgggccctctccacggcacccattgccagtgcatttatggtgacggatgaccgggcgtggggcgcattttccacccctggttacttcgcacagaggctatgatgacaccctttccattcatggtgccttggaactcgtgccctcccattcggggcatgctactgctg
This genomic interval carries:
- the LOC133921194 gene encoding 7-deoxyloganetin glucosyltransferase-like, which codes for MGSLGAVEKPHAVCLPYPAQGHITPMLNVAKLLHARGFDVTFVNTEYNHARLVRTRGAAAVAGIPGFRFATIPDGLPPSEDDDVTQDIPSLCRSTTETCLGPFRRLLADLNDPATGHPPVTCVVSDVVMGFSIDAAKELGLPYVQLWTASAISFLGYRHYSLLMSRGLAPLKDVDQLTNGYLDTPVEDVPGLRNMRFRDFPSFIRTTDPEEFMVRYVLRETGRCAGASAVILNSFDELEGDAVAAMEALGLAPKVYTLGPLPLLAREDPPTPRSSIRLSLWKEQEECLQWLDGREPGSVVYVNFGSITVMTNEQLVEFAWGLANSGRQFLWIIRRDLVKGDTAVLPPEFLAETARRGLMANWCPQQEVLNHPSVGAFLTHSGWNSTLETMCGGVPVISWPFFADQQTNCRYQCNEWGVGMEIDSNVRRSAVASLITELMEGEQGEEMRRKALEWRDKAVESAKPGGPSHRNFDELVRNVLLPKN